Proteins encoded in a region of the Isosphaeraceae bacterium EP7 genome:
- a CDS encoding helix-turn-helix domain-containing protein → MDTTRPFPRPHQAGPDPRQPGLDPAAMAEFVRDVHRMLGEIHNLLGHSRKSHYTIEEIAELTGRASYTVRSWVKQGKLHAVRVTGTGPKGRLLVPREQLERLIGRGLGDALPATLGSEVDGTTGGRPGR, encoded by the coding sequence ATGGATACGACCCGACCGTTTCCTCGTCCCCATCAGGCCGGCCCCGACCCACGCCAGCCCGGCCTCGATCCCGCGGCCATGGCGGAGTTCGTCCGCGACGTCCACCGGATGCTGGGCGAGATCCACAACCTGCTCGGCCATTCGCGGAAGTCGCATTACACCATCGAGGAGATCGCCGAGCTCACCGGCCGGGCCTCGTACACCGTCCGGAGCTGGGTGAAGCAGGGGAAATTGCACGCCGTCCGGGTCACCGGCACCGGCCCGAAAGGCCGGCTCCTGGTCCCGAGGGAGCAGCTCGAGCGACTGATCGGGCGCGGGCTCGGCGACGCGCTTCCCGCGACATTGGGATCTGAGGTGGATGGCACGACCGGCGGAAGGCCCGGACGATGA